A region of Vibrio porteresiae DSM 19223 DNA encodes the following proteins:
- a CDS encoding bile acid:sodium symporter family protein, with protein MSVLAKIKKEWFLASMVVAIGLAVITPNLGKSNGVLHLNIVTEFGIAIVFFLHGLGMSPKAIKAGLANWKLHIYVQLATFAVYPLIWVIFGSSFLKFMPAALAFGFCYLFSLPSTISSSVTMTSVGKGNVPGAIFNASLSTILGVFITPALIQAFMGLQGVQLDLMGSVISIAKMLLIPMIVGQLLRPYLSDWATRHKAIVGKVDKYVIILIVYNAFCDSVNNGIWSQFSLELLASSIVICFIVLMIMVHGIQWGARKVGFVLPDEVAAVFCGTKKTLAAGIPMAKVIFGADPNLGMLLLPIMLYHPMQIFYCAILANRYAKQAEQKPTQAVTE; from the coding sequence ATGAGCGTATTAGCAAAAATTAAAAAAGAGTGGTTTTTGGCCAGTATGGTAGTGGCGATAGGACTTGCTGTTATCACCCCAAATCTGGGTAAAAGTAACGGGGTGCTGCACCTCAATATCGTCACTGAATTTGGTATTGCCATTGTCTTCTTCTTACATGGTTTAGGTATGTCGCCTAAAGCCATTAAAGCGGGGTTGGCCAACTGGAAACTGCACATTTATGTGCAACTGGCGACCTTTGCTGTTTATCCGCTGATATGGGTTATCTTTGGTAGCAGCTTCTTAAAATTCATGCCCGCTGCACTGGCATTCGGTTTTTGTTATCTCTTCTCTTTGCCAAGTACGATCTCTTCTTCGGTCACGATGACCAGCGTGGGTAAAGGTAACGTTCCGGGGGCGATTTTTAATGCCTCGTTATCGACCATTTTAGGTGTGTTTATTACCCCTGCATTGATTCAAGCCTTTATGGGCTTGCAAGGTGTGCAATTAGACTTGATGGGTTCAGTAATTTCGATTGCGAAAATGCTATTGATCCCGATGATCGTGGGTCAATTACTGCGTCCTTATCTCTCTGATTGGGCGACGCGCCACAAAGCCATCGTCGGTAAAGTAGATAAATACGTCATCATCTTGATTGTCTATAACGCGTTTTGTGATTCTGTGAACAATGGCATTTGGTCGCAGTTCTCACTAGAACTACTCGCTAGCTCAATTGTTATCTGTTTCATCGTGTTGATGATCATGGTGCATGGCATTCAATGGGGCGCACGCAAAGTGGGTTTTGTTCTGCCCGATGAAGTCGCAGCGGTGTTCTGCGGTACGAAGAAAACCCTTGCTGCAGGTATTCCAATGGCCAAAGTTATCTTTGGTGCCGATCCTAATTTGGGGATGTTACTGCTGCCTATCATGCTGTATCACCCAATGCAGATTTTTTACTGCGCAATATTGGCTAACCGCTATGCCAAACAAGCGGAACAAAAACCGACTCAAGCGGTGACTGAGTAA
- a CDS encoding amidase family protein, protein MSMDTRIFCPQGPERLAPTGEGVLSGFNFVFKDLFDVEGYVTGAGNPTWLTTHLPASRTSPLIERLLFQGAECVGRVQTDELAYSLNGQNHHYGTPINPIAPDSIPGGSSSGSAVCVSGGICDFSIGTDTGGSIRVPASYNNIYGLRPTLGSLDLSAAFELAKSFDTAGILAISLPLLKRVYEVLSQQTLASTPCSALYLDEAFVPFLGEERLARLEQWCDLSSTMLHRGSRLAELGYDFSQMSLLFRTLQGFEIINEHGQWLQLHGDSLDPAIGERVTWARTITKDDYQNAQREQLRLRETLSQLMAETLETSAALWVLPTTPGAPPKLDMPAQALAEYRSELMGLTALAGLAGLPQLHLPMGGLSFGPAGISLIGQAHQEGAVIATGMKLVGEVDDVA, encoded by the coding sequence ATGAGTATGGATACTCGCATTTTCTGCCCCCAAGGCCCAGAGCGCCTCGCTCCCACAGGTGAAGGAGTGCTTTCTGGCTTTAACTTTGTATTTAAAGATCTGTTTGATGTTGAAGGTTACGTTACTGGCGCTGGTAACCCGACGTGGCTAACAACCCATCTTCCCGCAAGCCGCACTTCTCCTTTAATTGAACGCTTACTTTTCCAAGGTGCTGAATGCGTTGGTCGAGTACAAACCGATGAACTCGCCTATAGCCTGAACGGGCAAAACCATCATTATGGAACGCCGATTAACCCCATTGCGCCTGATTCGATTCCAGGCGGGTCATCCAGCGGCAGCGCTGTGTGTGTATCGGGTGGCATCTGTGATTTTTCTATTGGGACAGACACTGGCGGCTCGATACGCGTTCCCGCCAGTTACAACAATATCTATGGATTGCGTCCAACCCTTGGTTCACTCGATTTGAGCGCTGCGTTTGAACTGGCAAAAAGTTTTGATACCGCAGGGATATTGGCAATCAGTTTGCCGCTCCTGAAACGTGTTTATGAAGTGCTGAGTCAGCAAACGTTAGCCAGCACTCCTTGCTCTGCGCTCTATCTGGATGAGGCCTTTGTTCCTTTTTTGGGTGAAGAGCGTTTAGCACGTTTAGAGCAGTGGTGCGATCTCTCTTCGACCATGCTGCATCGAGGATCGCGTTTGGCTGAGTTAGGCTATGACTTTAGCCAAATGAGTTTGCTGTTTCGCACCTTACAAGGTTTTGAAATCATCAACGAACATGGTCAATGGTTGCAGCTGCATGGTGATTCTCTCGATCCTGCCATTGGCGAGAGAGTGACATGGGCGCGCACCATTACTAAAGACGACTACCAAAACGCGCAGCGAGAACAGTTGCGTTTGCGTGAAACCTTGAGCCAATTAATGGCGGAAACGTTAGAAACATCAGCGGCGCTGTGGGTGTTACCGACCACACCGGGAGCTCCGCCTAAATTGGATATGCCTGCTCAGGCACTGGCAGAATATCGCAGTGAATTAATGGGATTGACCGCATTGGCAGGCTTGGCAGGATTGCCACAACTGCATCTTCCTATGGGCGGGCTGAGCTTTGGACCCGCAGGTATTTCGCTAATTGGACAAGCTCACCAAGAAGGCGCTGTCATCGCCACTGGAATGAAACTGGTTGGGGAGGTTGACGATGTCGCATAA